TTTCTTTGTCATCCTGATCACGTGTAGGTATGTTTATTCCCTTCTGGCACATGTGCGTATGCATTTTTGACATATTGCACGTTTGAGTGCTTTAATGTCGTCCCTGGCTATTGAACAAGCAGGGAGGATGCCTCtgcgtttgtttgttgtttgttgatgAGGATGCCCGCTGCATAAAAGTGCTCTGTCATGTTTGGAAACTGTTCTTTTAGTTGTTTGATATTGATTGTGGTGCCTGAGAACATCTGTACAAGTCTTCTTCAACAATGAAACTGCAATCtgttataataaaaatatatattattgtataataatagtaatattatCCTCATACCAATgttcttactttttttcttctttctcttcagcTTTCTAGACAAGATCGACATTGTGAAACAGAGTGACTACACTCCAACAGATCAGGTGGGTGAAACTCTGCCAAATTAACAAAACCACACACTTCATTATGCGTTTCATATATTAGAGGTATTTCAAGATGAAGTGGTTTTGAAAGTTTGATTTATATTCATCATTAATAAGCAGGCTATTACTGTTTGGCATAACTAATTACCCTTACTCAAATGTAATGGTGCAAACCAAAAAAGGTGTTGTGTTAGAGTTGGATCTCGATCTAACTAGTGAATTTTTTTTCAGTTGAAATGTTTATCCTGGAGTAGAGCAGCATAGCTTTTTTTACACTGTTCATCAAAGACCATCAACCATCAAAGATAAATTCTATGTAGTCTTTTTACCCAAGTTGACCTAATGCAAGCCTCAAAATAGgggcagaaaataaaaacatcttgtGTCCGAGTCCCTTCAAGTTTTTTACTCTGATCTAGAAAATAAGTGCAGGCCACAGAAGCAATTTGCAGAATGTAAAGCTTGCTCCAGATTTACAGTGTAGTCATTCAAAATTCTGTAGGATATTTTTATGATCTTGGAAACCGTTTTGTTACAATTTCTGTTATCTTTTACCAGGATTTGCTGCGGTGCAGAGTTCTGACTTCAGGAATCTTTGAGACAAGATTTCAAGTGGACAAAGTTAATTTCCAGTGAGTAAAAACATAAAGGCAAGGGCATATATTGGGTGTATATTGGTACTTCTTACTAAACTGACTCATAGCTTCAGTATAAATCATGTACAATGACTCAGGATAAAAACACATGAGAATTTAAGATATACCGTTTCTCCACACGATGGCAGTATTTCACCTGTTAACACCAATGTTTCTTGTTTAATTTACACAGTATGTTTGATGTTGGTGGTCAAAGAGACGAACGCCGTAAATGGATTCAGTGCTTTAACGGTAACTTGTGTTTCTTTCTGCTTCCTCTCACTTCGCTCCACTCatgtctttttctctcactgTGTCTGATTGATCTCTGTCCCCTCTCTCGTCCACAGATGTAACGGCCATCATCTTCGTGGTGGCCAGTAGCAGTTACAACATGGTGATCAGAGAGGACAATCAGACCAACCGTTTACAGGAGGCCCTCAACCTCTTCAAGAACATCTGGAACAACAGGTGAAGAGACATAGATACTAGATCTGTCTGCATGTTGTTTTCTGTCATTGTAGAAGTAAAGTGGGAAAAAGTGCCTTTCAAGGGATGACAAGGAACTCTATCTAGCCTTTTCAGAACTTACATTTTTTGTAATCGCAGACAAATAATGTTGATCGATCAAGGCTGGGAAACCTTTATGAAACAGCCGTCTTTTTCTCTTGAATGATTGCATAACCAAGTGCGGGGGTTCCCTAGCAACAAACACAGCATAACACCAATCAAGGGCAGCTCATGTACTTTATTTACAAGTTACAGCGGCATGTAAGCAAATAAAAGTTGCAGAACGGTGGAAAATTACCAAAACCTTTGGCAGCTTGTCTCACATCACAGAAGACATGGTGGTCACTGAGTTAAATGCCTctgttaaaatgtatttgtcCTTATACTGAATCCAGACAGTcaaaatgtattccttttttttttttttttttttttttttccatttttcagGTTTCAGTTGTGGAAATCTTCTGAGCTGTTTAGATTGTTCAATAAACAGAACTAGTTTTGTGCAGTTGGGCAACCATGCAGACACTTTGGGATAATTAGTATTTTCCAGGAATTATCTATCTTTTAATGTCATCCGCTGAAAGAGCTGTCACCCACTGGCcccatttgtatttatttgaccAACTCTAAGCAGTGATTTCTTCTCATGTCGTTCTTCACACTCAGACACAGTTTGATAGTTAAGTGTGTGATGTTGATTCATGGTGTTTTGTTCTCTTCAGATGGCTGCGGACCATTTCTGTCATCTTGTTCCTAAATAAACAGGACCTGCTAGCAGAGAAGGTGCTGGCAGGGAAGTCCAAAATCGAGGAATACTTTCCTGAATTTGCTCGCTACACCACACCTGACGATGGTGAGCAGTTGTACCACAGTTGTGTCCACTTCCAGATACTTTTGACCTCATACGGCCATAAACTTAGACATGAAGGTGTGAATTTAGTTGAAAGGTTCACCATTAATTCTCAGCAACACTATCCGTATTAGTAGCTGTACAAATACAGCTGGTCTTTTTCAACTTGTAAATATCTGCTTTGGAAACTGCTTCTTTAGTTCAGGAAATCATGTGATTATTGTTTGTAAAGTGGGGTGACCAGACTCCCCAAACTGCCTTAAAAGAGTCCCAGCTGGAAACTGCTCTCTGAAAAATACCAAGATGTCCCAATTTTCCACCACCTGTTCCAAATATGTCCCAGTTTTTAAAAATCCCTTGCTTCTCACTATAGTCTTGTGCTTCCACAgggatacacacagacatactgtGATAGTTCTGCTTTTAGTGTAAAGTCATGTTTTTCCCCCATCATTAAAACAGCTCAAACTCTTGACTCCTCTAAAAAACTAGATCTGTGATGGACGGTGCATTTAGCATCATCCACCTCAAGAGGTCATCCTTGGGGGCgactgggtagctcacctggttgagcatgtGCCCcacatacagaggctcagtccttgccacaGCGGCTGTGGTTCaagtccgacctgtggccctttgctgcatgtcaccccATCCCCCCTTTCAAGGCTTATGCtgccctatcaaataaaggcctaaagtgccccccccaaaaaataggtCATCCGTGATACACACTTGTGACGTTGTTTTGTTCTCTCGCATTTGATCACAATGACATAGAAAATGACTTACTTACTCAACTTGTTACAAAATTATTCATATCATAATGTATACCTGCTTACTAATAAATGCTCAGAAAAGCCGGATTCCATCCTGGTTGTTGTATGATCCATCCCCATTTGAAAGATTGCATGTCATAAGAACTGTGGTTTCAttagcctctctctctcctcttccagcGACACCAGAGCCTGGAGAAGATCCACGTGTTACAAGGGCAAAGTACTTTATAAGAGATGAATTCCTGGTAAGTGCAATGGCCGTAGGTTTTGCTTTTGTGCTTTGTAATATGCAAATTTTAAAGGGTAAGGCTGCATTCAGACAGGATCAGGTGCTCCGGCGAGAAGTCAGTCCTCCCATTCATTTGAACGGGGGTAGTGGGTTTAGGCTGCAGCGTTGGGGGCCACAGGGtggtgctgaaaaaaaaagttgtgacgGATTCAACTTTTCGAGAAACGCAACCCGACGTCACTCTACGGTGGCCAATCACGTAACCGGAGATCAGACTTATCAGTCCGATTTTAGGCGGCATGAGGGTCCCTTTCAGTAAACAATAAACATCCCTGTCTCTATCACTGCTACAAGAAagccttaaaaaaaactatgaaggTAAAGAAATGAAACACAAGCACTTAACTGCCCAGAAGTTTGTGACTAAGACCAttacagctgactgtttcctgcaacaagtTCCGGCAAAAAGCACAGTCCCtcagtctcttttctttctccgtGAAATTAAACTGCCTTCAAGAGCGGTCAGGAATGTTGAGATCGTGAAAACGCTTTGATTGAAATCAATTATTgtaaaatataaagtctacttgtgctacactGGGGGGTTAAAGTACACAACAGGATGCCACACAAATGGGCCCTTTAAGTGACACTCCCACACTGCCGCACAACCCTGCGGAAAATGTAATTGCTGCCTAAGTTGGGTACTTtattttcagtaaaaaaaactaatgggCTTGGGTCTGACTGCCACAGATAGAGTTGAAAAGTGTTCAGAGTCTGtctcatgggatttgttgacaattaaCATATATAGAATCATTGTATTGGCTAAATATGGCATGATCATAAAGGTGTTTGTGCATTGTATGTCTCTGCTTTACATGTGctctgttaaaaataaaaattggagACCGCTGCTCAAGGAAACCTTCACAACCAATCAGCAACTGTGTTAGTTCTGATATACACAGTGAAATAGTTTCTTACTTTCTCCTTTTTCCATCTACAGAGGATCAGCACAGCAAGCGGGGACGGGAGGCACTACTGCTACCCCCACTTCACCTGCGCCGTCGACACAGAAAACATCCGCCGTGTATTCAACGATTGTCGAGACATCATCCAGCGGATGCACCTGCGGCAGTATGAGCTGTTgtgatgagagaaaaaaaaaaaagtgttcggCCAA
The genomic region above belongs to Sander lucioperca isolate FBNREF2018 chromosome 12, SLUC_FBN_1.2, whole genome shotgun sequence and contains:
- the gnas gene encoding guanine nucleotide-binding protein G(s) subunit alpha, encoding MGCLGNSKTEDQRNEEKAQREANKKIEKQLQKDKQIYRATHRLLLLGAGESGKSTIVKQMRILHVNGFNAEEKKQKIQDIKNNIKEAIETIVTAMSTLAPPVQLACPQNQYRIEYILNLVNQKDFEFLSEFYDHAKTLWQDEGVRACYDRSNEYQLIDCAQYFLDKIDIVKQSDYTPTDQDLLRCRVLTSGIFETRFQVDKVNFHMFDVGGQRDERRKWIQCFNDVTAIIFVVASSSYNMVIREDNQTNRLQEALNLFKNIWNNRWLRTISVILFLNKQDLLAEKVLAGKSKIEEYFPEFARYTTPDDATPEPGEDPRVTRAKYFIRDEFLRISTASGDGRHYCYPHFTCAVDTENIRRVFNDCRDIIQRMHLRQYELL